The genomic segment ATCATTGGACCTGGAGACACTGACGTATATCGCTCCAACACCACAGGCTGTTATCACCAAACTGAGGTGGGATAATGATAAAGCTCGAATTGCATATAATAAGAACTACTTAACCCAGGAGTGTCCTTACTGGCTGAAGATTTTCGTGGAGCATGGGAAGAGCTCTCTGCTGAGAACAGGTGAAATCACATAACCTCCATGAACATGatgttcctctttcatttcttactctctctctctctctctctctctctctcactgctctttttatgcctctgctcCGGCGACACCTAGTGGTCGCTGGCATTATGTTCTGGGGTCGTCCGTCCGTCCCATCactgtgaacacgatatctccaGAATGTCTTTAGAGAATTTCCTCAGatttggtgcaaacattcactttgactcaaagatgaactgattagagtttggtggtcaaaggtcaaaggtcaaggtcacagtgacctcatgttactgtgaatgtgttagaccgcccctgaattgagacacagcccgagtgtcctccctcctcaccccccgactgacctgcgctcactttgcACTTTAACAAAAAATACCAACATGAACCagaagttatcaggacctgTTCAGTACATgaggtttactttgtgtttgaataaagaaaataaatatcctgATATAAAACTGTCACCTTTCAATAAATACTGTGATATTACTCTGACGTCATATCGTCCACCCAGTGTCTTTGCAtcacttcagcctctgtctcgcTCACATCTCACAGTTCTTCACTTGTCTCGTATATGAACAGACATGACTGATGCTAAATCAATGGAATCAAACAGGAATGGTATTATTAGTATACAATACATTAGAATGACCCATaaactgtctttcttctttctccccaGAGCTTCCCTCGATGTCTCTCCTCCAgaagtctccctcctctccagtcaGCTGCCACGCTACAGGTTTCTACCCCGACTCAGCCATGTTGTTCTGGAGGAAAGACGGAGAGGAGCTTCATGAGGACGTGTACGTCGGAGAGGTCCTCCCCAACCATGACGGGACCTTCCAGATGAGCACTGACCTGCAGGTTTCATCAATCCCACCTGAAGACTGGAGGAGGTACGACTGTGTGTTCCAGATCTCTGGTGTGAAGGAGGACATCGTCAAAAGActggacaaagactcagtgGAGTCCAACAGAGGTGAGACTTGAGTCAGTGATGACGGTGGGaaacacacattacatttcCACTAACAGTCCTGCAGGTCATGTATGCTGACGTGTAGCAGGagaagttttctctctgttggttttgggtcattttctttcttcagtttttatcaataaatttagatcagtgttaaaaacaacagccgGACAAAGAAACAggttgattgtgtgtgtttgttgtgtctatTGTACAGGATTGTGGTTCAGGGAGATTGTTGTCGTCTAACCTGCTTCATCTGTTCAGGTtgtgatgctttgtttttttattccactcaACAGAGAAGCCCACTGACGTGACCACCACCATCATCGTCGCTGCAGTGGTCGCTCTCGCTGTCGTCCTCGCTGTCATTGGATTCATCGTGTACAGGAAGAGGAATGGTGAGAGACCAACACAGAAGCTTTGTCCAATAtttttctggtgtttttatttcagactcTTTTAACGAATGCTTCGTCTGGATCAAACCTCTTGAAACAAACTTCAGTTCCTCACACACCAACATCTGTTTCAAGAGCTGCAGGGttcacacaaagttttctaacttcactctgcaccatagactgttcataaaaagctccgcacacaacgtccagcacacaaacaataaaaagtgacagtatattgtggaTCGTTTGAGGAGGATCGCCactagaaaaaacaaagacaaaattctgtttgtttttttaactgtaataactgaaattatttgtattttctttttatttcagctgaatGTCCCCCATCTCGTAAGTAAAACTTCTATTTctactctgttttctttttatactaaTATGCTTTATGAGGACGTCACGTCACGttgacacagcagctgaaagtaCGAACATGTCCAGTTTTATAAAACACCCCCAACTCCTCTTTGCTCCACTTTTTATTGGTCCACACCGGCGCCAGTCAGGGAGGCGTTATGTTTTCAGGCTGTTCATCTGTTCGTCCCcatcttgtgaacacgatatctcaagaatgctttgagggaatttcttcaaatttgccaCAAATGCTCACTTAGGCCTTGTCCACACTACTGCCAATATTTCTTTCAATGGATTTGAGGCTCCCCACAGGAACCTGACCCAGTGCAGGACTCTAGAAAAGCCTCCGTAGATTAAATAGGcttcattttgtgctgaagagagttttcaggactgttccctgcagtgttggttgtttgtaataaaagtgtctgttcagaggaggatggtctcatgatgtgtttctgacctCACAGCTGGAAATGATCCAAACGTCTTAAACCCTCTGAACCCAGATGGACAAGTTTCTAATCCTCCAAGTGAGACGTCCTCCTGAACACAGTGAGTTGCTCCATATGTTCAACAAAACTTAAACTAAGTGCAAAGTAACACGTGTGTGATCATGTGTAAAACCTCTGTTTTAAttagaatgaaaacaatcattagAGATTTTTAAGAGCAAGGCACAGATCAGAAACCTTCACGTTAACAGATtcaatgttgaaattaaaactcaaatatcagcagtgacacaacaattcaaatgttgataaaaccatttttttttcctgagtaaAATTTGGTTTCACTGTTAAATGAGGGAATCGTGGAAATATTAGGTCtcaatactgtaaatacataaaCTACGTGGCTTTGTGGAACTGAAcatttaatctttcattttctttttttcactttaggtTTATGGACGTTTGCACTGGAACAAGAAGCAGTGTCACCACATTCTCCCCCTTACACTGGGAGTTCACTGATTATTCATCACTCACATCATAAACTGATCGTCAGGGTCAGACATTtatcaaaatacaaataacgCAAATCAATACTACTGAcaaatttgaaatataaatggtGGCGTTGGTTAAATCTGATCTTTTAGTTAAAAATCCAAAAtagtttcagttttatattcCTGGTGTTGGGGCATCCTTGTAAAATCCttctaaataatacaaatgtaaatatacatatatagacgCCCACACATCCACATCTTAGGGTCTGGAAATATAACCTGTCTAatgattccagaaatctgtttgTATGTGACTCACGTCTCTGGAGAACCGTTCATTTGATCTGCTTCACACTCgacatgtgtgttgttaagggCCCGGGGAAGTGCAGCGTTGAAtctggtgtgatttggacaagTGACACATTCAATGTTCATACAATTGAAAAACATGCTGCGTAAATGGAGACTGTGAATGAGCTGCAGATGTTGTACatggttttctctgtgtgttgtacACCTGCTGAGAATCAGTGACACACTTCAGTCCTCATAGTGTCTCTGCAGAATAGAAAGTGGATGGATAaagttcttcatcttcactgtgGTGAATCGTCTTGATCACTTGACTCGTACACAAATCATTCAGTTAATGATTCAATGTCATTTACAGGAAATATACTTCTTCATGATTTATACCAGGTGACATCAGATTACACACAATAACAAGTTGTgttcacacacgtacacacaacaCGAGCGTCAGTACAAAATTAGTTTTCCAATTGTGTCaatattctgcttttattttatttcttgaagTGAATCATATAAAAATCTAGTTTTGATTCTATCTTGAATTGGCCTGaacaagaaatgaatgaatcaagagttgcttgtgttttgtttgtttggttataTTCATGCTTTGTTGTGCTCTTAAACATTAGAAGTTCATTTGAGTTGAGATTATAAAAGGGTTGTGGGATGTTTTAAGCCTCTGATGTGAAAGGTTCTCTTCAGATTTCCTGTTAGTTTTTAGGGACAAGGGACTTTTCTGTTTTAGCCTCGTTAACATTTAcactgcaaaaatgaaaaggttCGAAAAACGCCGAATCACTGAACTGATCTTtggtcattttaaaaacttcacATTTTCTCAGAGCTGCGAGTTCTAGTGTCACTGCTCACCAGGCTCCAGAGGATTGAAGCACTTTATTCCACATGTAGACGTGAAATGTTTCACCCTGAGCAGTGATGTTCTCCAtcacaacatttaaatacatttatattgtcttatcgaccactcagACACTTTACCGTTCACATTCAGTCACATTCACTCgttcacaaagtgttttttctgtcacacgTCAATCACACACATTGTCCACTGAGCTGTCAGGGGTAGTTTTCGTGTCTGTGAACGatccgctctacctcctgagccacagccgccaacATATGCAACTGCAGATCCAGAATCTCTGTCCTGTATTCAACCTGAACACTCAGCTTCATGACGTGAGGCCACGTTTCCCCTGATGAGACGTGAGAGGTGCCACATCACAAACTtactattttgtgttttgccgTCATAAATTCAGCAACTTTACAAATTTAACAAAGTAAAGTTAGttgaagaaaatacttttactacGTTTACAAAATGCATtaagttttctttgtttgttatatttttagAAATTGCAGAAAACGCAATTCCAAGTTTTGATTTTTACAGTGTAGAAAGTGAACGTTGACGTGTTgagtttttataaatgaatgttaaatgaagctgctttgctgtttcattccttttgtgttttgaataaaGTCCCTGATACTCTCTtggatttctgtctctttgtgattCAATGTGTAGAAAAGTTGAAAACGTCTGTGAAAGTTCAAATTGCCCACTTGTAAAATAATATCACAGAACTAATTCAGGGTTGACTTGTGACCCACATCTGGTGACCAGAACTTTACTTTCACTTCCGTTAATTACCTCAGTTGGTTTACCTGGATTTAAGTGACGTCGAGGCTGATCCTGAATTCTCATTGGCTCAGATGAtgtcccctcctctctgtgtgtcctctcatctcgttgtttttgtctctggagCCACAGTCCGTCTCTCTGTGGACCGAAGACCTCATCTACCTTCAGTCCAGCAAAGAGAAATATAGCACCGCTCACAATGCACACTTTACTTTTCCTGCTTCTACTGGCAGGAACACACAGCGCGACGGCAAGTGAGTTCTAGTTTCTACTTGATTATTTCACTGAGTTCTTCATGACGTGTCTCGTGTTTCATGTTGGTTTATAAAAAGTTGTGGAGAAATAACAGGTTCAGTCTGTTGATATGAATCAAGACTGTTATTgatgtaaatacatatatttgaacATCTGTTTAATGGTTGATGATTCATTTCCCATCAAACACCTCAATTATTCATCTAAACTGGCTCAACTGACAAATAAGGCGACGACTCAGTTCTGGTTTTTATTGTGGTCAGTTGGTGGCGCTGTTTCCATAGATACAGAAAGTGCTGAGGACAAACAGCTTCCTGCTTTGTTGGTTCAATATTCAACCTCATTTAGGCATAAAGACCGTGAGTAACATGACTGACATGACACATTACTAATGAATGATCTGTTATCAGTGTGACCTCCTACTCCAATACCATCAACACAAATTATtactaacacacaacacaaattcatCTAGAATGTAAATGATAGAAGTGAAAAGAAGCAGGGAGACAAAGACTCATGATGAGGCTGCCTCCATAATGAAGAAATGACAGATGTCTGTTCATACATTCTAATGTGATCACATCTGCACTAAAGCCTGACTGCTTGATATGAGTCTGTCTCAGATATGAAggtatcagtgtttgtgttggtccaTATGCACCAATTTCATTTGTGCACAATAAACAaagaagatgtgcatttatctttacattttaaaacagggataaaaacatacatgtttattttcttcattcaagttCTGTTTggtcatatttgtgttttctttgtattattattacagttctagttatttatcatgaatctgatggtttaacatttaaacataaagtcTCAGTTACATGTCTTTGTCATAAGTATTTGACATTAACATCTTTGGAATCAGTGCCAaacatacatattaaaaaatctacattctctacatttaaaacacagtcaaGCCCTTCCTGTAACAACGTCACACTTTGATTTGTTAGCTGGGTCcagtataaatgtatatgtgtatatatggaggaatatatatatatatatatatttatatatatatatatatatatatatatatatttatatatagactgAGAGACACCACTAACAGCTCatatgttgtgttcaaaatgttcatgatttcacaatttgaattttgaatatGATAATGAGGACTTTCAGAATAAATGTCTCATGTAGTAACTGGAAATTGAAGTAGTTTTCACTTCACATTAAATTCTCTGCagtagaaaatattattttctcatattgAATCTTTGAGTCGTTAGATTGAATCCATGTTTAAGACGTAGAATTCAAAGTAAAGAGTGTCTGGACTTTGGAGCAGACGTTTTATCTctcaatgtgtttttgtgtttgtttaccacaCAACAGAGATGCTGAAGTTGTGTTGAATGTGCTTCATGTCTTCTTGACTCTGAGTGCAGTGATTTATTAAACATTctgaaaactaaagtcactttAACTTTTTCTTGCAGGGACTCACTCTCTGAAGTATTTCATCACTGCGTCCTCTCAAGTCCCAAACTTTCCAGAGTTTGTGTATGTTGGTTATGTTGATGAAGTTCAGATCGAACACtatgacagcaacacaaagaaattAGAACCCAAACAGGAGTGGATGTTGAAGGCAACAGATCCACATTACTGGGAGAGGGTGACTCAGTACTATTTGGGTCACCAGCAGGACTTCAAAGTCAGCATTGAAATCTTAAAGAAAAGCTTCAACCAGACTGAAGGTTTGTTTACGTTTCACTctctaataataacaacacacacacacacacacacacacacacacacacagacacacactcacattttcatttatttgatttgatctcaaatatttactaattaatcaaacatgtgatcaatagatttaaattttttaacaagtaaaaatctgaaatgttttgtgaagtttCTTAAATATTAGAGTTTGTTGCTTCTCTTACTTTGTGATGAATTAAATACAGTGACAGACATTTTCACTACTTTCTGATATTTGCTTGAGTTTAAACAAGTGATTGATTCATTAACAAAATCCAGAATCAACAACGAGCAGAATGATTAGTTTGAACCTGAAATATATCAAATCAACAGTAGAGCAACAGATTCATGTCACTGTGCTGACCACAGTGTGTCCACAAAATAAGACACACACCAGAGAATCACACGTTGGATTAGATTTACCCAAACACAGTGTCAAAGCCAGAAGACATTTATATACTGTAGTGCTGAAGAAGACATTTATTACTGGATCAGCAGAAAATAATCTTTATCAACAACTGTGAATTTGGTGTGAGCAGTAAActgtgtggatggatgtgttatgggtcagagaagaactttaaattcagctgcagatcaggagctgatccaggaatattttctaTCTCTTTagctttttcaacattttccttgatttcccagagtaactcatggatcttgttcaAAAATAAGATGTTcagtgactgatatttatgagtttgtgcaacttGGTCATAAAAACGTGtctctagtgaatttaaatgtgttttcatgaggtgagtgttgggccttggtggaggtttgtacTGGACTGAGTGATGCTCTAGTTTGATGCTACAGAAAcctgggggtgtgtgtgtgtgtgtgtgtgtgagtgagagagtgtgtgtgagtgagagagagagagagagagagagagagagagagagagagagagagagagagagagagagagagataggataATAACAGCTcagatctctgtctctctctcaggtgtccACATTATCCAGGCCATGGCTGGCTGTGAATGGGACGATGAGACTGGAGAAGTTAAAAGTTATCTTCAGGGTGCTTATGATGGAGAAGACTTGATATCATTTGACCTGGAGACAGAGACGTGGATCGCTCAAAGACCACAGGCTGTTATCATCAAACTGCAGTTGAATAATGATAAAGCTCAACTTGCAGATCTTAAGAACCGCTTAACCAAGGTGTGTCCTTACTGGCTGAAGATTTTCCTGGAGCATGGGAAGAGCTCTCTGCTGAGAACAGGTGAAATCACATAACCTCCATGAACATGatgttcctctttcatttcttactCTGTGGCATCACAGTGAACGAGAGCAGATACACAGACACCTGCTGTGACTCAGTTTGTTCACTTTCTATCATcatcgctgtctctctctctccttccctcctttctctctctctgtctgtctctctctctcaattcaataagctttattggcatgactGTGTATTACAATATTGCCAAAGcgttataatataaaaataaaataatacaaaacaatgtattattttagcaaaataataaattattcatcaattaaaactatactatacatgaataaaactatactatacatgaataaaactatactttacatgaataaaactatactatacattaataaaactatactttacatgaataaaactatactttaaatcaattaaaactttactatacattaataaaactatactttacatcaataaaactatactttacatcaataaaactatactttacattaataaaactatactttacatcaataaaactatactatacattaataaaactatactttacatgaataaaactataCTTTACATCAAtacaactatactatacattaataaaactatactatacattaataaaactatactatacatgaataaaactatactatacatgaataaaactataCTTTACATCAAtacaactatactatacattaataaaactatactttacatgaataaaactataCTTTACATCAAtacaactatactatacattaataaaactatactatacattaataaaactatactatacatgaataaaactatactatacatgaataaaactatactatacatgaataaaactataCTTTACATCAAtacaactatactatacattaataaaactatactatacattaataaaactatactatacatgaataaaactatactatacatgaataaaactataCTTTACATCAAtacaactatactatacattaataaaactatactatacattaataaaactatactatatatcaatttaaaaaaggtgTGTATCATACAGAGGTAATTATTACAGAACAGTATCTATCTAATGATCAGTATTTTCATCAGTGAGCTGGTTGTTGTgcagcttttctcttcttctgtgacTGACACTCACATATTTTACAGCTTCTACAGCAGTGGCACTTTTTTCTCCCAGTAGATGATGTAGTAGTTTGGTCTGAGAGTTTGTCAAAATTTGGGgttgtgtgtgtaaagtgagtGTAGAGCTGTGTTCTGATGTCTGTGTATGCGTCACAGTGCAGCAGGAagtgctgctctgtctctacctgtctgtgcGGACAGTGCAGATACAGCCACGTCTGTCTGTGTCGGCCTCTCTCTAAGGCCAGGCTGTGGTTGCTGAGTCTGTACATAGTCAACGTTTTCCTCAGTCTGGGGTCAGTGACAGAGCTCAGATAATCTGCCATGGAGTATTGTCTGTTTAGGGACAAATAGCATTGGGGTTAGCTTTGGGTTTTGGTTGCAGATGTCCAATAGTTGATGgaattgtctttttctttagtTATAATTTGGTGGGGCCGGATTGTGTGAGGACGGTCTGGGTGCCCTGTGCTGTTGGAGCTGAGCCGGTGGACCAGCTGGCTTAGAAagaaaaatctctctctctctctctcactgctctttttatgcctctgctctggcgacacctagtggccgTTGGCATTATGTTCTGGGGTCGTCCGTCCGTCCCATCactgtgaacacgatatctccaGAATGTCTTTAGAGAATTTCCTCAGatttggtgcaaacattcactttgactctaGAATTAACTCACTTGATTTTtgtagccaaaggtcaaaggtcaaggtcacggtggactaaacaaatatgtttatgtttttcttgaacatgatgtcatcagatcagcttcagatttggtacaaacgttcacttggactcagagaTCGATTAGTTATTGATTAGATTTTGGAgcctgaaggtcaaaggtcaaggtcacagtgacctcatgttactgtgaatgtgttagaccgcccctgaattgagacacagcccgagtgtcctccctcctcaccccccgactgacctgcgctcactttgcACTTTAACAAAAAATACCAACATGAACCagaagttatcaggacctgTTCAGTACATgaggtttactttgtgtttgtataaagaaaataaatatcctgATATAAAACTGTCACCTTTCAATAAATACTGTGATATTACTCTGACGTCATATCGTCCACCCCAGTGTCTTTGCAtcacttcagcctctgtctcgcTCACATCTCACAGTTCTTCACTTGTCTCGTATATGAACAGACATGACTGATGCTAAATCAATGGAATCAAACAGGAATGGTATTATTAGTATACAATACATTAGAATGACCCATaaactgtctttcttctttctccccaGAGCTTCCCTCGATGTCTCTCCTCCAgaagtctccctcctctccagtcaGCTGCCACGCTACAGGTTTCTACCCCGACTCAGCCATGTTGTTCTGGAGGAAAGACGGAGAGGAGCTTCATGAGGACGTGTACGTCGGAGAGGTCCTCCCCAACCATGACGGGACCTTCCAGATGAGCACTGACCTGCAGGTTTCATCAATCCCACCTGAAGACTGGAGGAGGTACGACTGTGTGTTCCAGATCTCTGGTGTGAAGGAGGACATCGTCAAAAGActggacaaagactcagtgGAGTCCAACAGAGGTGAGACTTGAGTCAGTGATGACGGTGGGAAACACACGTTTCATTTCCACTAACAGTCCTGCAGGTCATGTATGCTGACGTGTAGCAGGAgaagttttctctcttttggttttgggtcattttctttcatcagtttttatcaataaatttagatcagtgttaaaaacaacagccgGACAAAGAAACAGGttgattgtctgtgtgtgtttgttgtgtctatTGTACAGGATTGTGGTTCAGGGAGATTGTTGTCGTCTAACCTGCTTCATCTGTTCACGTtgtgatgctttgtttttttattccactcaACAGAGAAGCCCACTGACGtgaccaccaccatcatcatcatcatcgtcgctGCAGTGGTCGCTCTCGCTGTCGTCCTCGCTGTCATTGGATTCATCGTGTACAGGAAGAGGAATGGTGAGAGACCAACACAGAAGCTTTGTCcaatatttttctgatgtttttatttcagagttTTTTAACGAATGCTTCGTCCGGATCAAACCTCATGAAACAAACTTCAGTTCCTCACACACCAACATCTGTTTCAAGAGCTGCAGGGttcacacaaagttttctaacttcactctgcaccatagactgttcataaaaagctccgcacacaacgtccagcacacaaacaataaaaagtgacagtatattgtggaTCGTTTGAGGAGGATCGCCactagaaaaaacaaagacaaaattctgtttgtttttttaactgtaataactgaaattatttgtattttctttttatttcagctgaatGTCTCCCATCTCGTAAGTAAaacttctatttctactgtgttttctttttatactgatATGCTTTATTAGGACGTCACGTCACGttgacacagcagctgaaagtaCGAACATGTCCAGTTTTATAAAACACCCCCAACTCCTCTTTGCTCCACTTTTTATTGGTCCACACCGGCGCCAGTCAGGGAGGCGTTATGTTTTCAGGCTGTTCATCTGTTCGTCCCcatcttgtgaacacgatatctcaagaatgctttcagggaatttcttcaaatttgccacaaatgttcacttaggcCTTGTCCACACTACCGCCAATATTTCTTTCAATGGATTTGAGGCTCCCCACAGGAACCTGACCCAGTGCAGGACTCTAGAAAAGCCTCCGTAGATTAAATAGGcttcattttgtgctgaagagagttttcaggactgttccctgcagtgttggttgtttgtaataaaagtgtctgttcagaggaggatggtctcatgatgtgtttctgacctCACAGCTGGAAATGATCCAAACGTCTTAAACCCTCTGAACCCAGATGATCAAGTTTCTAATTCTCCAAGTGAGACGTCCTCCTGAACACAGTGAGTTGCTCCATATGTTCAACAAAACTTAAACTAAGTGCAAAGTAACACGTGTGTGATCATGTGTAAAACCTCTGTTTTAAttagaatgaaaacaatcattagAGATTTTTAAGAGCAAGGCACAGATCAGAAACCTTCACGTTAACAGATtcaatgttgaaattaaaactcaaatatcagcagtgacacaacaattcaaatgttgataaaaccatttttttttcctgagtaaAATTTGGTTTCACTGTTAAATGAGGGAATCGTGGAAATATTAGGTCtcaatactgtaaatacataaaCTACGTGGCTTTGTGGAACTGAAcatttaatctttcattttattttttcactttaggTTTATGGACGTTTGCACTGGAACAAGAAGCAGTGTCACCACATTCTCCCCCTTACACTGGGAGTTCACTGATTATTCATCACTCACATCATAAACTGATCGTCAGGGTCAGGTTTTTTTCGTGTCTGTGAACGatccgctctacctcctgagccacag from the Paralichthys olivaceus isolate ysfri-2021 chromosome 20, ASM2471397v2, whole genome shotgun sequence genome contains:
- the LOC138405881 gene encoding major histocompatibility complex class I-related gene protein-like isoform X1, producing MHTLLFLLLLAGTHSATARTHSLKYFITASSQVPNFPEFVYVGYVDEVQIEHYDSNTKKLEPKQEWMLKATDPHYWERVTQYYLGHQQDFKVSIEILKKSFNQTEGVHIIQAMAGCEWDDETGEVKSYLQGAYDGEDLISFDLETETWIAQRPQAVIIKLQLNNDKAQLADLKNRLTKVCPYWLKIFLEHGKSSLLRTELPSMSLLQKSPSSPVSCHATGFYPDSAMLFWRKDGEELHEDVYVGEVLPNHDGTFQMSTDLQVSSIPPEDWRRYDCVFQISGVKEDIVKRLDKDSVESNREKPTDVTTTIIIIIVAAVVALAVVLAVIGFIVYRKRNAECLPSPGNDPNVLNPLNPDDQVSNSPSETSS
- the LOC138405881 gene encoding major histocompatibility complex class I-related gene protein-like isoform X2, with protein sequence MHTLLFLLLLAGTHSATARTHSLKYFITASSQVPNFPEFVYVGYVDEVQIEHYDSNTKKLEPKQEWMLKATDPHYWERVTQYYLGHQQDFKVSIEILKKSFNQTEGVHIIQAMAGCEWDDETGEVKSYLQGAYDGEDLISFDLETETWIAQRPQAVIIKLQLNNDKAQLADLKNRLTKVCPYWLKIFLEHGKSSLLRTELPSMSLLQKSPSSPVSCHATGFYPDSAMLFWRKDGEELHEDVYVGEVLPNHDGTFQMSTDLQVSSIPPEDWRRYDCVFQISGVKEDIVKRLDKDSVESNREKPTDVTTTIIIIIVAAVVALAVVLAVIGFIVYRKRNAGNDPNVLNPLNPDDQVSNSPSETSS
- the LOC138405881 gene encoding major histocompatibility complex class I-related gene protein-like isoform X5 — its product is MHTLLFLLLLAGTHSATARTHSLKYFITASSQVPNFPEFVYVGYVDEVQIEHYDSNTKKLEPKQEWMLKATDPHYWERVTQYYLGHQQDFKVSIEILKKSFNQTEELPSMSLLQKSPSSPVSCHATGFYPDSAMLFWRKDGEELHEDVYVGEVLPNHDGTFQMSTDLQVSSIPPEDWRRYDCVFQISGVKEDIVKRLDKDSVESNREKPTDVTTTIIIIIVAAVVALAVVLAVIGFIVYRKRNAECLPSPGNDPNVLNPLNPDDQVSNSPSETSS
- the LOC138405881 gene encoding major histocompatibility complex class I-related gene protein-like isoform X4 is translated as MLKATDPHYWERVTQYYLGHQQDFKVSIEILKKSFNQTEGVHIIQAMAGCEWDDETGEVKSYLQGAYDGEDLISFDLETETWIAQRPQAVIIKLQLNNDKAQLADLKNRLTKVCPYWLKIFLEHGKSSLLRTELPSMSLLQKSPSSPVSCHATGFYPDSAMLFWRKDGEELHEDVYVGEVLPNHDGTFQMSTDLQVSSIPPEDWRRYDCVFQISGVKEDIVKRLDKDSVESNREKPTDVTTTIIIIIVAAVVALAVVLAVIGFIVYRKRNAGNDPNVLNPLNPDDQVSNSPSETSS
- the LOC138405881 gene encoding major histocompatibility complex class I-related gene protein-like isoform X3, which gives rise to MLKATDPHYWERVTQYYLGHQQDFKVSIEILKKSFNQTEGVHIIQAMAGCEWDDETGEVKSYLQGAYDGEDLISFDLETETWIAQRPQAVIIKLQLNNDKAQLADLKNRLTKVCPYWLKIFLEHGKSSLLRTELPSMSLLQKSPSSPVSCHATGFYPDSAMLFWRKDGEELHEDVYVGEVLPNHDGTFQMSTDLQVSSIPPEDWRRYDCVFQISGVKEDIVKRLDKDSVESNREKPTDVTTTIIIIIVAAVVALAVVLAVIGFIVYRKRNAECLPSPGNDPNVLNPLNPDDQVSNSPSETSS